In Flavobacterium sp. CBA20B-1, one DNA window encodes the following:
- a CDS encoding lysophospholipid acyltransferase family protein — MKYLLFIVIYAFLWCVSVLPFRVLYLLSNIFYFILYKVVKYRVKTVRYNLELTFPHLSAAERKEIERKFYIHLCDLFLEMIKTITISPKELDKRFVFTNVELMKAYEQKQKSIILMLPHYGNWEWVIGLGQHLDFKGFGIYKALKNKHFDKLFRDIRSRFNAELIDTHHTTGTIRENQAKGLYGTYLFLSDQTPLLRENLHWEPFMGIEVPVHMGAEALARKLNMNILYLKVEKTKRGHYQATFSEITDDIKNEPKYKPTRMFLDKVEEQIKAAPAYYFWTHKRWKHKDQKQQFKTR, encoded by the coding sequence ATGAAATATCTTTTATTTATCGTTATATATGCGTTTTTGTGGTGTGTGTCTGTACTGCCATTTCGGGTATTGTATTTACTTTCAAATATTTTTTATTTTATATTATACAAAGTGGTGAAGTATCGGGTGAAAACGGTGCGCTACAATTTAGAATTGACATTTCCCCATTTATCAGCTGCTGAACGAAAAGAAATCGAACGGAAATTTTACATTCATTTGTGCGATTTGTTTCTAGAAATGATAAAAACCATCACCATTTCTCCAAAAGAGTTAGATAAACGCTTTGTTTTTACAAATGTGGAACTAATGAAAGCCTACGAACAAAAACAAAAAAGCATTATTTTAATGTTGCCGCATTATGGAAATTGGGAGTGGGTGATTGGTTTGGGGCAACATTTAGATTTTAAAGGTTTTGGAATTTATAAAGCGTTAAAAAATAAACATTTCGATAAACTTTTTAGAGACATTCGCTCGCGTTTTAATGCTGAATTGATTGATACACATCACACAACAGGCACTATTCGTGAAAATCAAGCAAAGGGTTTATATGGAACGTATTTGTTTTTAAGCGATCAAACGCCGTTATTACGAGAAAACTTGCATTGGGAACCCTTTATGGGAATTGAAGTACCGGTTCACATGGGTGCTGAAGCTTTGGCAAGAAAATTAAATATGAATATTTTGTATTTAAAGGTGGAAAAAACGAAACGCGGACATTATCAAGCTACTTTTTCTGAAATTACCGACGATATTAAAAACGAGCCTAAATATAAGCCCACTCGAATGTTTTTGGATAAAGTGGAAGAACAAATAAAAGCGGCTCCTGCATATTATTTCTG
- a CDS encoding methylated-DNA--[protein]-cysteine S-methyltransferase — protein sequence MNFLDLNQKLTGNSNHIAVSTYQSPLGLMFLGATENGICLVEFHDQIHLEKTLLKLAESLNAQFVEQENQHLSQLKDELALYFDKKLQKFKVSLVFTGTDFQQKVFQSLLQIPYGNTSTYKKQAIFLGDEKTIRAVATANGLNKIAVVVPCHRIIGSDGSMIGYAGGIYRKEALLQLEGALAQNQLVLL from the coding sequence ATGAATTTTTTAGATTTAAACCAAAAACTTACCGGTAATTCCAACCATATTGCTGTATCAACCTATCAATCTCCGTTGGGTTTAATGTTTTTAGGTGCTACTGAAAATGGAATTTGTCTGGTGGAATTTCACGATCAAATTCATTTAGAAAAAACGCTTTTAAAGTTAGCTGAAAGCTTGAATGCGCAGTTTGTGGAGCAAGAAAATCAACATTTAAGTCAATTAAAAGACGAACTTGCTTTATATTTCGATAAAAAATTACAGAAATTTAAGGTTTCATTGGTATTTACAGGAACCGATTTTCAACAAAAAGTGTTTCAATCGTTGCTACAAATTCCGTACGGAAATACATCAACCTACAAAAAACAAGCAATTTTTTTGGGCGATGAAAAAACGATTCGTGCAGTTGCAACTGCGAATGGTTTGAACAAAATAGCCGTTGTAGTTCCGTGCCATAGAATTATTGGCAGTGATGGCTCTATGATTGGCTATGCAGGAGGAATTTATAGAAAAGAAGCTTTATTGCAGCTAGAAGGTGCTTTAGCACAAAATCAATTGGTTTTGTTATAG